From a region of the Gossypium raimondii isolate GPD5lz chromosome 10, ASM2569854v1, whole genome shotgun sequence genome:
- the LOC128033970 gene encoding uncharacterized protein LOC128033970: protein MADALSRKTVAALLSLQAKMTMFDDGALLAKLVVKQISLSLILEEQMKDAQCDRLKQRMLSGKAINFSVGNDGELRFRNMLFVRVGNGLRKELLKEAHHGTFSLHSGSIKMYRDLKDSYWWLGIKKEISEITIDFLSGYPSVRPRRMLSGGS, encoded by the exons ATGGCAGATGCCTTAAGCAGGAAGACTGTAGCAGCCTTGTTATCCCTTCAAGCTAAAATGACCATGTTTGATGATGGAGCCTTACTAGCGAAGCTAGTTGTGAaacaaatttctctctctctgaTATTAGAAGAACAAATGAAGGATGCCCAATGTGACAGGCTTAAACAAAGGATGTTGTCTGGTAAAGCAATAAACTTCAGTGTAGGCAATGATGGTGAGCTCAGGTTCAGGAACATGTTATTTGTACGTGTGGGAAATGGGCTGAGAAAAGAGTTGTTAAAGGAAGCTCACCATGGAACTTTCTCACTCCACTCTGGTAGCATCAAGATGTATAGAGATTTGAAGGACTCCTATTGGTGGTTGGGTATAAAGAAGGAAATTTCAGA GATCACCATCGATTTTCTTTCTGGTTACCCTTCAGTCCGTCCAAGAAGAATGTTGTCGGGTGGTAGTTGA